In Carya illinoinensis cultivar Pawnee chromosome 9, C.illinoinensisPawnee_v1, whole genome shotgun sequence, the following are encoded in one genomic region:
- the LOC122276976 gene encoding uncharacterized protein LOC122276976, with product MDKSWLYIEDRLHSTKYDQGVRQFLAMAQAHSSTPNQIRCPCKRCRNRAFHSIRIVEDHLFLRGIDPTYTIWIFHGEEDPILNSTFSEDEDDDASPSNHYMDDVDEMLDDIRHGLFMDNSGSNDGNAHNFDTGSTSDALTNYNFEELVADARRPLYPGCTKFSKLSFIVKLLHIKSIGGWTVKSFDMVLKLLHAAFPDAHFPNSYNDARRLERGLGFSYDKIYVCPNDCVLFWKENASYNACPKCSASRWVVSTSEQRMVPQKVLRYFSLKSRLQRLFMSTKTARAMRWHVDARVDNPSCMRHPADSKAWKDFDNKHLAFSQDPRNVRLSLASDGFNPFNNMSKPYSIWPVLLVPYNLPPWSCMKDPYTILSLLNPGPKSPGNDIDVFLRPLVDELKELWEEGIRTFDAYSGEMFSLHAALLWTINNFPAYANLSGWSTKGKMAYPSCRERTNSQWLVYGRKHCYMGHRRWLPPDHSWRRKKNSFNGFEEHGIQPSRVEGEDLIEQLCEVSNHIQFGKACSKRKRTPNQLNWTKKSIFFELPYWLDLPLRHNLDVMHIEKNICDSVLETLLNIEGKTKDSPNARRDLENLGIRKELHLQHAGDQLSMLNSHERRVFCDWVSKVKFLDGFASNIARCVNASNGKISGMKSHDCHVFLQSLLPVVIGGFLRSDVRQALIDLSSFFKELCS from the coding sequence ATGGATAAGTCTTGGCTGtatattgaagatagattgcatTCCACTAAGTATGATCAAGGTGTTCGACAATTCTTAGCCATGGCGCAAGCACATTCATCGACACCGAATcagattaggtgtccatgtaaGAGATGCCGGAATAGAGCTTTCCACTCTATTCGTATCGTGGAAGATCATTTGTTTTTAAGAGGGATTGATCCAACCTATACAATATGGATTTTCcatggagaagaggatccgatCCTAAATTCTACATTctctgaagatgaagatgatgatgcaTCTCCTTCCAATCACTACATGGATGATGTcgatgagatgttagatgacattcgGCATGGGTTGTTCATGGATAATTCGGGTAGCAATGATGGAAATGCCCACAACTTTGACACCGGGTCCACCTCTGATGCTCTAACCAACTATAATTTCGAGGAGTTGGTTGCCGACGCACGAAGGCCACTTTATCCTGGATGTACGAAATTCTCGAAGCTATCATTCATCGTCAAGTTGCTTCACATCAAGAGCATAGGTGGTTGGACCGTGAAGTCCTTTGACATGGTACTCAAGCTTCTGCATGCTGCATTTCCCGACGCTCATTTCCCAAATTCCTATAACGATGCTCGTCGCTTAGAGCGTGGCTTGGGCTTCAGTTATGACAAGATATATGTGTGCCCAAATGACTGTGTgttgttttggaaggaaaatgcatcgTACAATGCTTGCCCTAAATGTTCGGCATCTAGGTGGGTTGTAAGCACAAGTGAACAACGAATGGTACCACAAAAGGTTCTTCGATACTTCTCTCTGAAGTCGCGCTTGCAGAGGCTATTTATGTCAACAAAGACTGCCCGAGCCATGAGATGGCATGTCGATGCACGTGTTGACAATCCATCATGCATGCGACATCCAGCAGATTCAAAGGCATGGAAAGACTTTGATAACAAACATCTTGCCTTTTCCCAAGATCCTCGCAATGTTCGACTCAGTTTGGCGAGTGATGGGTTTAACCCATTCAATAACATGAGTAAGCCGTACAGTATATGGCCAGTACTACTtgtgccttacaacttgcccccttggtcatgtatgaaagatccatacacCATCTTGTCATTACTAAACCCTGGCCCTAAGTCACCAGGGAATGATATTGATGTGTTCTTGCGTCCTCTTGTTGATGAGTTGAAAGAACTATGGGAAGAGGGTATTCGGACGTTTGATGCGTACAGTGGGGAAATGTTTAGCTTACATGCAGCACTACTTTGGACTATCAATAACTTCCCCGCATATGCCAAtctttctgggtggagcacaaagggcAAGATGGCTTATCCTTCATGTAGAGAACGCACAAATTCACAGTGGTTGGTATATGGGCGAAAGCATTGCTATATGGGGCATCGACGGTGGTTGCCACCTGATCATAGTTGGAGAcggaaaaaaaattctttcaatGGGTTCGAAGAGCATGGAATCCAACCATCAAGGGTTGAGGGAGAGGATTTGATAGAACAATTATGTGAGGTCTCCAACCATATCCAGTTTGGTAAAGCTTGTTCGAAGAGGAAGCGAACGCCCAATCAACtaaattggaccaaaaaatcTATCTTCTTTGAGCTTCCATATTGGTTAGACTTGCCCTTGAGACATAACCTTgatgtcatgcatattgagaaaaacatcTGCGATAGCGTTTTGGAAACATTGCtgaatattgaaggaaaaactaaGGATTCTCCCAATGCCCGTAGGGATTTGGAAAATCTTGGAATAAGGAAGGAATTGCATTTACAACATGCTGGGGACCAATTGAGTATGTTAAATTCACACGAACGAAGGGTTTTCTGTGATTGGGTGTCAAAAGTGAAATTTCTTGATGGATTTGCATCGAACATTGCCCGTTGTGTGAACGCTAGCAATGGAAAGATCAGTGGAATGAAAAGCCATGACTGTCATGTCTTCTTGCAATCACTCTTGCCGGTTGTCATTGGTGGGTTTTTACGGTCTGATGTACGTCAAGCCTTAATAGATTTGAGCTCGTTCTTCAAAGAATTGTGTTCTTGA